From Rhododendron vialii isolate Sample 1 chromosome 10a, ASM3025357v1, the proteins below share one genomic window:
- the LOC131302649 gene encoding serine/threonine-protein kinase STY13-like, with amino-acid sequence MGSGFGFNSMGEFNLEAKWVIDPKLLFVGPKIGEGAHAKVYEGKYKNHSVAIKMVPNGDTPEEIAKRNGRFAREVAMLTKVEHKNLVKFIGACREPVMVIVTELLSGGTLRKYLLNRRPRSLDMHVAIGFALDIARAMECLHSHGIIHRDLKPENLLLTADHRTVKLADFGLAREESLTEMMTAETGTYRWMAPELYSTVTLRQGEKKHYNHKVDAYSFAIVLWELIHNKLPFEGMSNLQAAYAAAFKNTRPSADDLPEELALIVTSCWREDPNARPNFSQIIQMLLNYLCTISPLEPIIPPRIFASENAVFPPQSPGLSSLMPVRRDFGETPNTPAENTRGSFFFCFGQCTDRESGV; translated from the exons atgGGATCTGGGTTTGGGTTTAATTCCATGGGAGAGTTCAATTTGGAAGCCAAGTGGGTGATTGATCCGAAGCTTCTCTTTGTTGGTCCCAAGATTGGAGAGGGTGCTCATGCCAAAGTGTATGAGGGAAA ATATAAAAACCACAGCGTTGCGATTAAAATGGTTCCAAACGGGGACACCCCGGAGGAGATTGCAAAGAGGAATGGTCGGTTTGCTAGAGAGGTTGCAATGTTAACGAAAGTTGAACACAAGAATTTAGTTAAG TTCATTGGAGCTTGTAGGGAACCTGTGATGGTGATAGTAACTGAACTTCTATCGGGTGGGACCTTGCGAAAGTATTTGTTAAACAGGAGGCCAAGGAGCTTGGATATGCATGTAGCAATTGGATTTGCACTTGATATTGCTCGTGCAATGGAATGCTTACATTCTCATGGAATTATACATCGTGACTTGAAACCTG AGAACTTACTCTTGACGGCAGATCACAGAACTGTTAAACTGGCGGATTTTGGTTTGGCCAGAGAAGAGTCATTAACAGAGATGATGACTGCAGAAACCGGAACTTATCGATGGATGGCTCCCGAG CTTTACAGCACAGTTACTCTAAGGCAGGGAGAAAAGAAGCATTACAACCACAAGGTGGATGCCTATAGCTTTGCAATAGTATTATGGGAGCTCATTCATAATAAGTTACCATTTGAAGGCATGTCAAATTTGCAGGCAGCATATGCAGCTGCATTCAAa AATACGAGGCCAAGTGCCGATGACCTCCCAGAAGAACTTGCTTTAATTGTGACTTCATGTTGGAGGGAGGATCCAAATGCTCGGCCTAACTTCAGCCAAATCATACAAATGCTTCTAAATTATCTCTGTACAATTTCACCGCTAGAGCCCATTATCCCACCTAGGATTTTTGCTTCTGAGAATGCCGTATTCCCACCACAGTCTCCTGGTTTAAGTTCCTTGATGCCTGTGAGAAGGGACTTCGGGGAAACTCCAAATACCCCTGCGGAAAACACTAGAGGAAGTTTCTTCTTCTGCTTTGGCCAGTGCACTGATCGGGAAAGCGGTGTTTGA